A single region of the Saprospiraceae bacterium genome encodes:
- the cdaA gene encoding diadenylate cyclase CdaA: MIYLVKIGFLPIRIWDVLDILIVGYLMYLIYRLLRGSIAFNIFVGVLMLTMVAWLVNRLQMDLLSTVMEKFVEVGVIIIVVIFQPEVRRFLLFLGNTTLRQRSHFWERLLNRNFEATPKKDQEIIALKTVMLRLGRRRTGALIVLSKDANLEGLINSGVRLDAQISEPLIESIFNKESPLHDGALVVANGKLQWASCVLPVSDNPSLPKSVGLRHRAAVGITERSNVAAFVVSEETGSISFSYEGRLDRKLSEEGIIELLKRYYS; this comes from the coding sequence ATGATTTATTTGGTGAAAATCGGGTTCTTACCCATTCGAATTTGGGATGTACTCGATATCCTTATTGTGGGGTATCTGATGTACCTCATCTACCGACTACTTAGGGGGAGTATCGCCTTTAATATTTTTGTGGGGGTACTCATGTTGACCATGGTGGCCTGGTTGGTCAATCGGCTGCAAATGGATTTGTTGTCGACGGTAATGGAAAAATTTGTGGAAGTCGGTGTTATCATTATCGTTGTTATTTTTCAGCCTGAGGTCCGACGCTTTTTATTGTTCCTCGGCAATACCACCCTTCGGCAGCGGTCTCATTTTTGGGAGCGATTATTAAATAGAAACTTTGAAGCAACACCTAAAAAAGACCAAGAAATAATAGCCCTCAAAACAGTGATGCTTCGATTGGGGCGTCGCCGTACAGGAGCGTTGATCGTTTTAAGTAAAGATGCTAATTTAGAAGGGTTGATCAATTCAGGGGTACGCTTAGATGCACAAATTAGCGAACCTTTGATCGAGAGCATTTTCAATAAGGAAAGCCCCCTGCATGACGGCGCACTGGTGGTCGCCAATGGCAAGCTACAGTGGGCCAGTTGTGTCTTGCCCGTATCAGATAATCCAAGCCTTCCCAAAAGCGTTGGCCTGCGGCATCGGGCAGCAGTAGGCATTACCGAACGTTCCAACGTGGCGGCCTTTGTCGTATCCGAGGAAACAGGGAGTATTTCTTTTTCTTATGAAGGAAGATTGGACCGGAAATTATCAGAAGAGGGGATCATTGAATTACTCAAAAGATACTATTCATAA
- a CDS encoding prolyl oligopeptidase family serine peptidase: MLKPIYWIGIGLLVVFSCTDNGETDEKLIPRANNIIVQYPETYQDSSEVTFYGETKVVDAYRWLEYEYSPSVNHWVKSQQSLTRKYFDSLPEKWLIEQRLKDLWSYERFSLPEKKGNYYYVFINKGLQNQSVFYRSQSIEGPFEEVFDPNTLAKDGTISIDAYHFSETRDQMAIQLSSKGSDWKTIRVLDLKTGKLLADEIKEVKFSKVAWDANGFFYSRFPSAQHYDRSIKNEFHQLYYHRIGTPQEQDEMVFADRIFPHRNAEAIATIDERFLLLNLKTDARNNALYFRNLADVYGDFTPIYPYFDHPFDFVGSYGNKLLYKTTHGAKKGRLIEISANRPSMDNWITLIPEQPAVLADVHLLGNKLVAHFLDRAKSSIKVFSLDGAHLYDLDLKPLGLGAVTQITGNPENNEAFFGFSSFNFPESIYRLNLNNGAIEPYFVPKIDFDRADYEVQQIAYKSYDGVEIPMFIIHRKGLRLTGDNPCLLMAIGGMGEQAIPKFNSSGIQLMPIILEHDGVCAVANLRGNQELGEDWLKAGILQKKQNSFDDFQAAAEYLIANKYTSSKKLAIYGRANGGLIVGASITQRPDLFRVAVPSTGLFDMLRYHDFSAAWLWAGEYGESTNSEMFNFLYAYSPLHHVIGANYPATLIMAADHEDRILPAHAYKYTAALQAKQRSFAPILIQIEEGAGHDQGKPLSQVISEGANVLNFILFNLDEAVVY, translated from the coding sequence ATGTTGAAACCCATTTACTGGATAGGAATAGGACTATTGGTAGTGTTTTCTTGCACTGACAATGGAGAAACCGATGAAAAGCTGATCCCTCGAGCTAACAACATTATTGTGCAATATCCCGAAACATACCAGGATTCTTCAGAAGTTACTTTTTATGGTGAAACCAAAGTAGTAGATGCCTATCGCTGGTTGGAATACGAATATTCTCCCTCTGTCAACCATTGGGTAAAAAGCCAGCAATCCCTGACACGCAAATATTTTGATTCCCTTCCTGAAAAATGGTTGATTGAGCAACGCTTGAAAGATTTATGGTCTTATGAAAGGTTTAGTTTGCCGGAGAAAAAGGGAAATTACTATTATGTATTTATCAATAAAGGCTTACAAAATCAGTCTGTTTTCTATCGCAGCCAATCTATCGAAGGGCCCTTCGAGGAAGTGTTTGACCCCAATACCCTAGCAAAAGACGGAACCATTTCTATTGATGCGTATCATTTTTCCGAAACCAGGGACCAGATGGCGATTCAGCTTTCAAGCAAAGGCTCTGATTGGAAAACGATCCGCGTTCTCGACCTCAAGACGGGAAAACTATTAGCAGATGAAATAAAAGAGGTTAAATTTTCAAAGGTAGCCTGGGATGCCAATGGTTTTTTCTATAGCCGCTTTCCCAGCGCCCAGCATTACGATCGTTCGATCAAAAATGAATTTCACCAATTGTATTATCACCGCATAGGTACCCCTCAAGAGCAGGATGAGATGGTCTTTGCCGATCGGATTTTCCCTCATCGAAACGCCGAGGCCATTGCCACTATCGATGAACGGTTTTTACTGCTAAATTTAAAAACAGATGCTCGAAATAATGCTTTATATTTTAGAAATTTAGCTGATGTATATGGGGATTTCACGCCTATTTATCCCTATTTTGACCATCCATTTGATTTTGTGGGAAGCTATGGCAATAAACTGCTGTACAAAACCACACATGGTGCTAAGAAGGGAAGGCTGATCGAGATATCGGCTAATCGACCATCAATGGATAATTGGATAACGTTGATACCAGAACAGCCTGCCGTCTTGGCCGATGTACATCTGCTCGGTAATAAGTTGGTCGCCCATTTCCTTGATCGTGCGAAAAGTAGTATAAAAGTATTTAGCTTGGATGGAGCGCACTTATATGATTTGGACCTCAAGCCGCTAGGGCTGGGAGCAGTGACCCAGATCACTGGAAACCCGGAAAACAATGAAGCGTTTTTTGGCTTTTCTAGTTTTAATTTCCCAGAAAGCATCTATCGCCTAAACCTAAATAACGGGGCGATAGAGCCCTACTTTGTCCCCAAAATCGATTTCGATAGGGCGGACTACGAGGTGCAACAAATTGCCTATAAGAGTTATGATGGGGTAGAGATTCCAATGTTCATCATTCACCGGAAAGGCTTGCGTTTAACGGGTGATAATCCCTGTTTATTAATGGCCATTGGCGGTATGGGCGAGCAGGCTATTCCAAAATTTAATAGCAGTGGCATTCAATTAATGCCCATCATCTTAGAACATGATGGCGTTTGTGCTGTTGCTAATTTAAGGGGAAACCAAGAATTGGGAGAAGATTGGCTGAAAGCAGGGATTTTGCAAAAAAAGCAAAATAGCTTTGACGATTTTCAGGCAGCAGCCGAGTACCTTATTGCAAATAAATATACCTCTTCAAAGAAACTGGCTATTTATGGCAGGGCCAATGGAGGACTAATTGTAGGTGCAAGTATTACCCAAAGACCTGATTTGTTTAGAGTGGCCGTTCCTTCGACAGGTTTGTTTGATATGCTCAGGTACCACGATTTTTCTGCTGCCTGGCTTTGGGCAGGCGAATATGGTGAAAGTACCAATTCGGAAATGTTTAATTTCTTGTACGCCTATTCTCCCTTGCACCATGTCATTGGAGCCAATTATCCGGCAACTTTGATTATGGCAGCCGATCATGAAGATAGGATTTTACCCGCACATGCCTACAAATACACCGCTGCCTTGCAGGCGAAACAACGGTCTTTTGCACCTATTTTGATTCAAATAGAAGAAGGCGCTGGGCACGACCAAGGAAAACCCTTGTCGCAAGTCATATCAGAAGGGGCAAATGTGTTGAATTTTATTCTCTTTAACCTGGACGAAGCAGTTGTTTACTAG
- a CDS encoding tRNA-(ms[2]io[6]A)-hydroxylase, which translates to MDQQEKELYTVRMLGLQLPTDPRWVNLAEMDLEEILTDHAYCEQKATTSCISLVQQYPDRIELVKALTPIVTEEWGHFRMVLNEMEKRGLQLGQQRKDDYVNGLLAFQKKGGSREDRLLEKLLVFALIEARSCERFRLLSLHINDDYLKTFYHKFMVSEAGHYRLFIDLAKLYCDEAKVKERWAEYLQYEAQLMKSLELRGDRMH; encoded by the coding sequence ATGGATCAACAAGAAAAAGAACTGTACACCGTTCGGATGTTAGGCTTGCAACTGCCTACAGATCCACGTTGGGTCAATTTGGCAGAAATGGATTTAGAAGAAATCCTTACTGATCATGCCTATTGCGAACAAAAGGCCACCACCTCCTGTATTTCTCTCGTCCAACAATATCCCGATAGAATAGAATTGGTCAAAGCCTTGACACCCATTGTGACCGAAGAATGGGGGCATTTTCGTATGGTTTTAAATGAAATGGAAAAAAGGGGCCTTCAGTTAGGCCAACAACGTAAAGACGACTATGTCAACGGGCTCCTTGCTTTTCAAAAAAAAGGAGGATCACGCGAAGATCGTTTACTCGAAAAACTTTTGGTTTTTGCGCTGATCGAAGCCCGGAGTTGCGAACGTTTTCGCCTACTTTCGCTCCATATCAATGATGATTATTTAAAGACTTTTTACCATAAATTCATGGTTTCCGAGGCAGGCCACTATCGCCTATTCATCGACCTGGCCAAGCTGTATTGCGACGAAGCAAAGGTGAAAGAACGCTGGGCTGAATACCTCCAATACGAAGCCCAATTAATGAAAAGCCTGGAATTAAGAGGAGATAGAA